In Gigantopelta aegis isolate Gae_Host chromosome 6, Gae_host_genome, whole genome shotgun sequence, the following are encoded in one genomic region:
- the LOC121373892 gene encoding BTB/POZ domain-containing protein 19-like, with protein sequence MASSEQHMKGDIAEFAVQMKKMVNCRDHSDLKFLIGPNRKTVYAHRCILASRCAVFKAMFAEQAQNPKSGDRDVPLVLSDMAPEVFLAMLEFIYTNCVTLSSKTAADVLATALEYGLDDLQKLCCDYLMGHLTVSNACDIMQAAVTFGQDEMKGQALAFIEQNTANVFKSKSFQEMSSESLSTILQSDNLTMDELDIYRAVKEWATVNSVVLGKHVSEVGEGVVQYVRFPLLSPEELATLENENKKDGFIPVNLFALAWRFHALKHADKGFPHTTRRNGTNPRETHKYLDA encoded by the exons ATGGCTTCAAGCGAACAGCATATGAAAGGCGATATTGCAGAATTTGCAGTACAAATGAAAAAGATGGTTAATTGCCGTGATCACAG TGACCTGAAGTTTCTGATTGGCCCCAACAGAAAGACTGTGTACGCACACCGCTGCATCCTGGCATCACGATGTGCTGTTTTCAAAGCCATGTTTGCCGAGCAGGCTCAGAACCCGAAGAGTGGGGACCGCGATGTTCCGCTGGTGTTGTCGGACATGGCTCCTGAGGTCTTCCTCGCCATGCTGGAGTTCATCTACACCAACTGTGTGACGCTCTCGTCCAAGACG GCAGCAGATGTTCTTGCCACTGCTTTGGAATATGGACTTGATGATCTCCAAAAG TTATGTTGTGACTACTTGATGGGTCATCTGACGGTCTCCAATGCGTGTGACATCATGCAGGCGGCAGTGACGTTTGGCCAGGATGAAATGAAGGGACAAGCACTGGCCTTTATAGAGCAAAATACGGCA aatGTCTTCAAGTCAAAAAGTTTCCAGGAAATGTCGAGTGAATCTCTATCGACAATCTTGCAGAGTGACAACCTAACAATGGATGAGCTGGACATCTACCGTGCTGTCAAAGAGTGGGCCACTGTAAACTCG gtTGTCCTTGGCAAGCACGTGTCAGAGGTTGGCGAGGGTGTTGTACAGTATGTCCGCTTCCCGCTTCTCTCCCCTGAGGAACTCGCGACTCTGGAGAATGAGAACAAAAAGGATGGCTTTATTCCT GTCAATTTGTTTGCCTTGGCATGGCGATTCCACGCTTTGAAACATGCTGACAAAGGTTTCCCCCACACCACCAGACGGAATGGAACCAACCCCAGAGAGACTCACAAGTATCTGGATGCCTAA